A region of the Gammaproteobacteria bacterium genome:
TGGCAAGATATCGCTGAGCGCTGCCTCAGTTGTGGCAACTGCACTGCCGTCTGTCCCAGCTGTTTTTGTCATAGCGAGGGAGAGTTGGCTGCTTTAGACGGTCACTCCAGCGAGCACTACCGCGAGTGGGACTCCTGTTTCTCCCCTGGCCACAGCCATATCCACGGCATCACCATTCGTGCCGATACCCGCACTAAATACCGCCAGTGGCTAACCCACAAGCTGGGTAGCTGGCATACACAATATGGCCGCTCCGGCTGTGTCGGTTGCGGGCGCTGCATCAGCTGGTGTCCTGCGGGTATCGATCTCACTGCTGAAGTCTCGATTATCTGTGGCGGAGAAAAAGATGAGTAACCCTTACCTACCCATGGAGGCAGAAATTATCGAGCGTATTCAGGAGTCTCCTGGACTCTTTACCTTGCGCCTACGCCTTACCGATACCGCACAACAAAACAGCTATACCTTCAAGCCGGGGCAGTTCAACATGCTCTACCTGCATGGCGTGGGTGAGGTCGCCATCTCCATCGTCTCTGACCCCCAGGAGCTGCATATTATCGACCACACGATTCGAGCCGTTGGGCGAGTTACCCATGGCATTGAACAGCTCAACAGCGGCGACCGCATCGGTCTGCGCGGCCCCTACGGCAAGGGCTGGCCCATGGCGCGGGCAGAGCAGAAAGATCTGCTGATTATTACCGGTGGCCTCGGCTGTGCGCCAGTGGTTTCGGTTATCGAGTATGTAGCGCGCCGCCGTGAACGCTTCGGTCACCTGAATATTGTGCAGGGGGTCAAACACTCCAGCGATTTTATCTGGCGCGAACGCTACGACAAATGGCGAGAGCTGGCCGATACTCAGGTGTTGCTAGCCGCCGATGCGGGTGAACCTATCTGGCCGTGGCATATTGGCCGCGTAACCGAGCTGTTTGAGCGGCTACGCTTTAACTCCCAAAAAGTCACCGTCATCATGTGTGGTCCTGAAGGGATGATGAGAGTAGTGGTCAAAAATATGCTGGAGCGCGGCGTGGGTGAAGATGATATCTACCTCTCCATGGAGCGTAATATGCACTGCGGTATCGGCCAGTGTGGTCACTGTCAATACGGTGATAAATTCATCTGCCGTGATGGCCCCGTTTTCTCTTATGCTCAGGTCAAGCCGCTCTTCAATGTTAAGGGGTTCTGATGGTCAAACCTAAAATAGCGATACACAAGTTCAGCTCTTGCGATGGCTGCCAGCTCGCTTTTCTCAATATGGGAGAACCCCTGCTGGCACTCGCCAGCCTTGTAGAGATAATACACTTTGCCGAGGCAGGGCCCATCGATGAAAACACACCTGTCGACATCGCTTTTGTCGAGGGTTCCATCACCACTCGTCACGACCTTGAGCGTATCCAGAAAATACGTGCCAACAGTGCCTACCTGATCAGCATCGGAGCATGTGCCACCGCCGGGGGAATTCAAGCACTGCGCAACATGGCGGATACCCGACAGTGGGTTGCCGACATCTACGCCCAGCCGGAGTATATTGACACCCTTGATAACGCCGACCCTATCTCATCCCATGTAAAAGTAGACTTGGCACTATGGGGCTGCCCCATCAATAGCCAACAGATCATTACTGTGGTGCGTGACTTGCTGTTTCGGGTCACCCCCAAACCTGAGCGAGACAAGCTCTGCCTAGAATGCAAACGCCAACAACATGTCTGTGTAATGATCAGCAGAGGTGAACCCTGCATGGGCAGTGTCACCCAAAATGGCTGTGGCGCACTCTGTCCCAGCGTTGGTCGTGGCTGCTACGCCTGCTTTGGCCCGGCGGAAGATGCCAACGGCCCTGCACTGGCCAACCGCCTGGAGGGGTTTGGGCTGCTGGATCAAGAGATCGCACAAAAATTTCTCTTCATCAACAGCGCTGCCGAACCATTTTACAGCACCGGAAAGGGGCGTTTGAAATGAGCACCGAAAGTAGCAAAACGATTCGCATCAACGTCCCGGTACTGGCGCGGGTTGAGGGTGAAGGGGCGCTGGAGATAGACATCAAAGAGGGCAAGATCAGCCGTCTAAAACTACGCATCTACGAACCGCCCCGTTTTTTTGAAAAGCTTTTACAGGGGCGCAGCTATCAGGCGTTGATCGATACCGTGGCAAGAATTTGCGGTATCTGCCCGGTGGCGTACCAAATGAGCGCCATACACGCCATCGAATCGATCTTTCGTGCCCAAACCACCCCGTGGATTCGCCAGTTACGCCGGCTGTTCTACTGTGGCGAGTGGATTCAAAGTCATGCTCTGCATATACATATGCTGGCAGCTCCTGACTTCCTCGGCTGCAAAAGCATCATTGAACTGGCGCAAAAAGAGGATGAAGCGGTGCACCGTGGGCTGCGACTACAGGCACTGGGCAATGCCCTGATCACCTTGCTGGGTGGTCGCTCTGTACATCCGGTGGGGGCTAAAGTGGGCGGCTTTTATCACGCCCCGAGCCCGCAGCAAGTAGCAAAACTAATCCCTCAGCTTGAGCAGGGCTGGCGTGACAGCGAAGCACTGATCTTGTGGCTCGACACCCTGACGCTACCGGATGATGAGCAAGCCTTCGTCTCCGTTGCGATGCGCCACCCCGAAGAGTATCCGCTCAATGAAGGGCGCATTGTCTCTGACGAAGGGCTGAATATTTCGATTGATGAATACCCACAACACTTTAAAGAGCACCAGGTACCCCACTCCACTGCGCTGCACTCACTGCTTGATGGCAAGCCCTATCTGTTAGGGCCTCTGGCAAGGCTGAATATTAATCAGGATCGACTCAGTGATGAGGTGTTGGCACCACTGGCTCAAACCAAATTCCTCTTTCCCAGTCGCAATATGTACCACAGCATTGTAGCTCGCGCCGTTGAGATCCGTTTTGCCATTGGCGAAGCACTGGATACCCTGCAAAACTACCGGCAACCTGAGCAGCCATCGGTAGAGGTCACTCCCCAAGAAGGCATCGGTTGTGGTTGCAGCGAAGCACCTCGCGGCCTGTTGTGGCATCGCTACCAAGTTGACCAGAAAGGGGGTATTCTCAACACGATTATCGTACCGCCCACCAGTCAAAACCAAGCACGTATTGAACAGGATATCGCCTGTTCACTGGAGAAGTATGGGTTGGAGCGAAGTGAAGATGAGTTGCGTTTCCAGGCCGAGCGGGTAGTCCGAAATTATGACCCTTGCATCTCCTGCGCCACCCATTTTTTAACCCTAAAGCTTGAGCGGGATCAACAACCCGGCCTAACAACAGAGCCACCACTTAACAGTAAGGCCGAGAGGCTGCTGCTCGCCATCGGCTCCCCCTTTGGCAGTGACTCCATCGCCTGGCAGGTTGCCCGACAACTCCCAAAACAGCCCAGGCTGCAAGTTGCTTACAGTAACAGCCCCCTAACACAACTTACGCCATTACTAGAGCGTGCCAGGCAGGTAATTCTACTCGATGCCTTAATCAGCCAACAACCCTTCGGCCAGCTCTTAACCCTCAACCCTGACTCGCTAACAGAAAAGCTCGCCCACTCCAGCCACGCGCTCTCTGCTATTGAGTTAGTCGCACTGTTCAATCAACTTAAAAAAGGGGAAGAGCCGTGTCACTTAATCGGCATCAGCATTGGTGATGGCAGCCAATTGCCCAGTGATGAACAGCTCACCGACATTAGCAAGCGGCTGCAACAGCTACTGGGGTAACGTGACTCTAGGAGGCTGTTGGACTTAGGGTGGAAAAGAGCGGTACAGGCTATACCCCAAGCTCGCCAGAATAATCAGATAACCCACCACTTTGGCACCCGTGCGCAGCAGCACAAAAGCCTGCGGGGTCTCGATCCCCTGGAATATTTTTGCCTGGGTTTTGGGGTAAAAGTAGATCAGGTAAATAGCAATCAATAAATTGACCGCAATCGCCACCCATTCAGAAAAAAGCATTGATATACCTGCCTGAAAAAACCATCAAAACTAACTCACACGCGTCACAGAAACCACGATAGTACCTAGGTTGTTACCATATTTACTATTGAGGTCATTGGCGAAAGCAAACAACTCACCGCTCTCCACCGCTTTGTAAGCACTCACTTTTTCGCTATGTTTTAAAATCCTGAAAAGGGTCTCATCGCGGCGATTAACCGCTCCAATCAGCTCAAACCACGCAGCCTCCGGCAAACGACGCCCCCCCTCTTTCAATTTAACTCCCCAACGCAGCAGGCGATTATCAATCTTCTCTTTCGCCTTCCAGCCATCCGGCCCACAAGCGATAGCACCGTCAAACCAGCGCTGTTTCATATCAACCGTAAACTGGTATTTGTGTCCGGCGGTAAGCAGCAGACGACTGGGGTTGTATTTTACGTTTGCGTTAACACTAAACGAGCGACTCTCGCCAATAGCCAGTGGTTGCGGCTTTATATTAATAGCTCGCATCGCCTCATCGACTGAGTCAAAAGTTCTAATATCATGCGCTGCAAACCAGACCCTAACGCCCACTGATTGATTGGTATAGGGGTTTGTGCTGTTTTTTACCAGCGCGGTGGCCTGATAGTCCCGATCATCAATCATTCGATCCAACACGCTATGGTGAATGATCGGTGGATAGATTGAGGGCACATCATTCACACTCACCCGGGGTGCACGGTAGTCATACATCAACTCTTTAGCCCCTGCCTTCTCACTCTGTGCATGGCTGCGCCCAAGATGGCTTGGCTGAATAACCAGATCTTCATATTCAATCAGCTCATCTGGCCCTTCAAAAAGATCGCTGTAGTTCACATCGAGCGGCGATAACACGGAAAGCCCCACTCCTTTGGCGGACATGCGCTCCAACAGAAACTGCAAAGTGATATCGGATAAACCATCATAACGAAAGCTACCCCCGACATCACTGTGTGCACCTGAAAACCACACCTCTTCGACCCGCGCATCTTGCAAATTATCACTATCGACCGACTGGTTCATCAACGCCGGATAAAAAGCGATACGGCGATCATCCAGCGATAACAAGTGCACGGCCTCTTCAATTAGCGGTGAGATAAAGCGGTTCTCAAAAACCACATCTGAAGCGGGCTTGATCTTCTCGTTAAATAGATTGGGGTGTTTTATGGCGGCAACGGTATCGAACACCCCCATAAAACGAACCTTTGGAGGCTTAATACCCAACGCAGGCAGTGTGCTGCTCAAGAGCGAAACAAAGCGCCGGGCAATCGCTGCACCGCGACTAAAACCAAATACAAATAGCTCATCTCCCTCTTCATAATAGTTATAGATGTCACTCACTGCCTGCTTGATAATGCTACCCACATCCTCTTCGGGCGGTGCCAGTGCCCTGTTCCGCAATTTATCCCACCAACTACCGTAGGTGCCCACCCCCGGATAATAGAAACCATATTGATCCGGAAACAGATTATTTCCCTTCAGATCACCACCCAGTAAAAGATGTAACTTCAATACATTCGAAATGCTTTCATCTTCAGGATCACCCACACCAAACAGGCCGCGACCCTGCTCTGCATCACTGGGTTCATTACCGGTTCCATCAAAACAGAAGATTAATTTTTGTTGAGTAGACATTGATGCCTCCTATGCTTATTAATTTGCAAACGCAAGGAAGCATAGTGCCCCTCACAGAACCGTACTTGAAGATTTCCCTCATACGGCTCTTCAATTTAATTTACAATTTTATGTGACTGCGTAAAAATTATGCCTCATCCGTGGTTTCGGTAATGGGTAGAAAAGAAGATAACTCATCGTATCCCGCTTTTAAAATCGCGCAATGAGCAAGAAGAGGCTGCTGTCTTTTATTATAATGCGCATAAATTCTAACAATAGGCCATGTTCCACGTTATCAAAAAAACCCTTGATGTCCGCTTCAATGACATGATTTACGGGTTTCCGCTGATGCGGTCACCGATGACCTTTATTGCCTTAGCGTTGCTTGGTAAAGCTCATAGTAAAACCTTTTCACGAGAGAATACACGTATAAAAAAGGCTAAAATACACCTTCCACACTCAATTTTTCACTGTAAAATAGCCGCTTTCAACACCAGATAGCGGCGGCAACCATGAGTGAGATTCGAAACCTTTGCGATTTTCTTGAACAAACCAAAAACCCCTACCGGGTCTTTGACCTCGGCCGCCGCGTCTGCAAACTGAGCAATGAGGCGTTTAAATCATTTGAGTGCAACAATGCACCCTACCCCTACCCACTGCAAGGCCACGCTTGGATTGGCATTGTTAACTGGAGCCTGAACAACCACGACGAGCAGCTTGTGCTCTTTCTCAAACTACCTTTAAACGAAGAGGGACGCTTGGTTTACGCAGCACGTGATGACCTGGTCTATCGCATGCTAAAGAGCTTTAAAGCCTCGCTTGATGCTCAAAATGAGGGTAAAAGTGAGGTA
Encoded here:
- a CDS encoding FAD/NAD(P)-binding protein; this encodes MSNPYLPMEAEIIERIQESPGLFTLRLRLTDTAQQNSYTFKPGQFNMLYLHGVGEVAISIVSDPQELHIIDHTIRAVGRVTHGIEQLNSGDRIGLRGPYGKGWPMARAEQKDLLIITGGLGCAPVVSVIEYVARRRERFGHLNIVQGVKHSSDFIWRERYDKWRELADTQVLLAADAGEPIWPWHIGRVTELFERLRFNSQKVTVIMCGPEGMMRVVVKNMLERGVGEDDIYLSMERNMHCGIGQCGHCQYGDKFICRDGPVFSYAQVKPLFNVKGF
- a CDS encoding sulfhydrogenase subunit delta codes for the protein MVKPKIAIHKFSSCDGCQLAFLNMGEPLLALASLVEIIHFAEAGPIDENTPVDIAFVEGSITTRHDLERIQKIRANSAYLISIGACATAGGIQALRNMADTRQWVADIYAQPEYIDTLDNADPISSHVKVDLALWGCPINSQQIITVVRDLLFRVTPKPERDKLCLECKRQQHVCVMISRGEPCMGSVTQNGCGALCPSVGRGCYACFGPAEDANGPALANRLEGFGLLDQEIAQKFLFINSAAEPFYSTGKGRLK
- a CDS encoding DUF2235 domain-containing protein → MSTQQKLIFCFDGTGNEPSDAEQGRGLFGVGDPEDESISNVLKLHLLLGGDLKGNNLFPDQYGFYYPGVGTYGSWWDKLRNRALAPPEEDVGSIIKQAVSDIYNYYEEGDELFVFGFSRGAAIARRFVSLLSSTLPALGIKPPKVRFMGVFDTVAAIKHPNLFNEKIKPASDVVFENRFISPLIEEAVHLLSLDDRRIAFYPALMNQSVDSDNLQDARVEEVWFSGAHSDVGGSFRYDGLSDITLQFLLERMSAKGVGLSVLSPLDVNYSDLFEGPDELIEYEDLVIQPSHLGRSHAQSEKAGAKELMYDYRAPRVSVNDVPSIYPPIIHHSVLDRMIDDRDYQATALVKNSTNPYTNQSVGVRVWFAAHDIRTFDSVDEAMRAINIKPQPLAIGESRSFSVNANVKYNPSRLLLTAGHKYQFTVDMKQRWFDGAIACGPDGWKAKEKIDNRLLRWGVKLKEGGRRLPEAAWFELIGAVNRRDETLFRILKHSEKVSAYKAVESGELFAFANDLNSKYGNNLGTIVVSVTRVS